In Ruminiclostridium papyrosolvens DSM 2782, the following proteins share a genomic window:
- the spoVT gene encoding stage V sporulation protein T has protein sequence MKATGIVRRIDDLGRVVIPKEIRRTLRIREGDPLEIFTDKEGEVILKKYSPIGELSDFATQYAESLHKTSGHITCITDRDTVIAVSGASKKEFLEKQLSSDVEKTIEEKTTLLIKSPEEKSISILAEENGERKYFSQVVSPIISEGDPIGAVIMLSVDANVRMGEVEAKLAQSAAGFLGKQMEQ, from the coding sequence TTGAAAGCAACTGGGATAGTTAGACGTATAGACGATTTAGGAAGAGTTGTAATACCAAAAGAAATAAGAAGAACCTTGAGAATAAGAGAGGGTGATCCTCTGGAAATATTTACGGATAAGGAAGGGGAGGTTATATTAAAGAAGTATTCTCCAATTGGAGAACTCAGTGATTTTGCAACACAGTATGCAGAGTCACTGCACAAGACTAGCGGGCACATTACATGTATTACTGACAGAGACACAGTAATTGCAGTATCAGGTGCATCGAAAAAAGAATTTCTTGAAAAGCAACTTAGCTCTGATGTTGAAAAAACCATAGAGGAGAAAACAACACTACTTATAAAATCTCCTGAAGAAAAATCAATTTCAATTTTGGCAGAAGAAAATGGTGAAAGAAAATACTTCTCTCAGGTTGTTTCCCCAATCATTTCTGAAGGTGATCCTATAGGAGCTGTAATAATGCTTTCTGTGGATGCAAATGTAAGAATGGGAGAAGTTGAAGCAAAACTGGCACAATCAGCAGCAGGATTTTTAGGAAAACAAATGGAACAATAG
- a CDS encoding peptidylprolyl isomerase: MENENAKVKKTSKGLIIGIIAAILVVAVIAVVVVLSMSSGDVGKVGDLGITKQEYLVLSKFNMNSFLQNAQSKDSTKFDWNQKYQGSTAKEQIKKATLDSIQEIKIQLIKAKEAGVKLEKADLDNIEKAIDQRIQNAGGSRAEAEKQLKNDYGVSLADYKEVYKELVLSQKYMESERNKVKITDDEIKKQYDAHKADYDKVTVTHILVATQDLQTGAAFTEGKKKEAKEKADNLLKQIQQGADMQALAEKNSDDKGQDGKVNNKGVYTFSKGKMVPQFEDWAFANHKAGDTGVVETSYGYHVMKFEKREETKFDDVKDEIKSTILNTRFNDEFITKKLDSWKKEFPLKKDENALAKIDKTLYK; the protein is encoded by the coding sequence TTGGAAAACGAAAACGCTAAAGTGAAAAAGACATCAAAAGGGCTGATTATAGGAATTATTGCCGCTATACTGGTAGTTGCAGTAATAGCTGTAGTCGTTGTTTTAAGTATGTCGTCAGGAGATGTTGGAAAAGTAGGAGATTTAGGTATTACAAAACAGGAATATTTGGTGTTGTCAAAGTTTAATATGAATTCATTCCTTCAGAATGCACAAAGTAAAGATTCTACAAAGTTTGACTGGAACCAGAAATATCAAGGAAGTACTGCAAAAGAACAGATTAAGAAAGCTACACTCGATAGTATACAGGAAATCAAGATTCAGTTGATTAAGGCGAAAGAAGCCGGTGTCAAGCTTGAAAAAGCAGACTTGGATAACATAGAAAAAGCTATTGATCAAAGAATCCAAAATGCAGGCGGAAGCAGAGCAGAAGCCGAAAAACAGTTGAAAAATGATTATGGTGTATCTCTGGCAGATTATAAAGAAGTCTACAAAGAGCTTGTTTTGTCACAGAAATACATGGAAAGTGAAAGAAATAAAGTTAAAATAACAGACGACGAAATTAAGAAGCAATATGATGCACATAAAGCTGACTATGATAAAGTAACTGTAACACATATACTCGTTGCTACACAGGATTTACAAACAGGTGCAGCCTTCACTGAGGGTAAGAAGAAGGAAGCAAAGGAAAAGGCAGACAACCTTCTGAAACAAATACAACAAGGTGCTGACATGCAGGCACTTGCTGAAAAGAACTCCGACGACAAGGGTCAGGACGGAAAGGTTAATAACAAAGGTGTTTATACCTTTAGCAAGGGTAAAATGGTGCCACAGTTTGAAGATTGGGCATTTGCAAACCACAAGGCAGGAGATACCGGTGTTGTTGAAACTTCTTACGGATATCATGTTATGAAATTTGAAAAGAGAGAAGAAACAAAGTTTGATGATGTTAAAGACGAAATAAAGTCAACAATCCTGAATACAAGATTTAACGACGAATTCATAACAAAGAAATTAGACAGCTGGAAAAAAGAATTCCCACTTAAAAAAGATGAAAATGCTTTAGCAAAAATTGATAAAACCCTATATAAATAA